The Streptomyces sp. B3I8 nucleotide sequence GGCGCGGTCTTCCTGGCCGCCCCGCGCGGCAGCCGGCCCGGCCGCTTCGACCTGCCCGGTCTGCTGCTCAGCGCCTCCGCGCTGGGCACGTTGATGTTCGGTGTGTCGGAGGGGCCCAATCGCGGCTGGTCGTCGACGGCCGTCCTGGTCTCCCTCGTGCTCGGCGCGGTGCTGCTGACCGCCGCCGCCCTGTTCGAACTGCGGGCAAGGCATCCCTTGCTGAAGCTGCGCCTGTTCGGCAACCGGCTCTTCCGCGACACCAACCTGCTGAATCTGGTCGGCCTGATACCCATCATGGGCGCCATGTACATCGGCCCGCTCTTCCTCCAACAGGCCCAGCACCGCTCCGCCCTGGAGTCCGGGCTGACCACCTTCCCCGAGGCGTTCGGCGTGCTGCTGACCGTCCAGTTGGTGGGCGTCGTCTACGCCAGGGTCGGCCCGCGCCTCATCATCGGCTGCGGCACCACCGGGGTGTGCGCGGTGCTGCTGCTCTTCGCCACCTGCGACGCGCACACCGGCCTGTGGACCTTCCGCGGCTGCATGTTCCTCCTCGGTGTGGCCATGGGCTGCTTCTTCGTCCCGACGACGGTGGCCTCGATCGCCACGATCGACCGGCCGGACCTCGCCCACGCCTCCACCCTGAACACCGTCGTCCGCCAGACCGGCGGCGCGCTCGCACCGGCCGCGGTCACCACGGCGCTCGTCCTGGGCACCCCGCGGGCGGCCGCCGCGAACCCGCCCATCGGCGCCTATCAGCACACCTATCTCGCGCTCGCGGCGATCGCCGCGCTGACCGCGGTGTTCGCCTTCACACTCCCCGCCGGCCCCTCCCGCGCCGCGGCCCGCGCCGCCACGACCACCGCCGACGGCCGCCCGACAGCCCCTGGGCAACGGCGGGAACAGCACGACGCGTGAGGCGTGACGCGGCGGCGACACCGGACCGGCCGGGAAGCGCGTACGGGTGATTGGGTAGGATGGTCCGACCCTCGAACACCACCCGGCGGAGGCCCTCGTGACCAGATCGACGCGGTCGTCGGACGCCGACCGTGGCGACCAGGCAGACATCCAGGCGGTCAGCCGGGTCAGCCAGATCCTCTCCCTGTTCGACACGGCCACGCCCGAGGTGACCGCCGCCGAGGTCGCCGAGCGGCTCGGGCTCAACCGCACCACGGCCTACCGGTACTGCACCTCGCTCGCCGCGGCCGGCCTGCTGGAGCGCACCGCCGAGGGCGGCTACGTGCCCGGTGCGCTGCTGCTCCAGCTCGGCGCCTTCGCCATCGGCCACCGCCGGGTGGTCAACCTGGCGCCCCGTCACATGCAGGCGCTCTCGCGTGCCACACGCTCCAGTGTGGTGCTCAGTCTGTGGGGGCTGACCGGTCCGGTGGTCTCCCGGGTCGAGGAGAACCTCTCCGCGGTCGTCGTCGTCTCGGTGCGGGTCGGCAGTCATCTGCCGCTGGACACCGCGCAGAGCAGGATCTTCCTCGCCTACCACGCCGACCAGCTCTCCATGGAGCGGCTGATGGCCAACCTGCCCCATGCGGCGCGCGAGGAGCTGCGCGCGGACGTGGAGCGGGTGCGTGCCGTCGGACACTGCTCGGCGATGAGCACCCCCGGCGTCGTCGCGGTGGCGGCGCCCGTGTTCGACGAGTACGGCATCTGCGCCAGCATCGCCGTGGTCGGCCCGGACAACACCCTGTCGATGTCCGACGACGCCCCCGAACTGCGCATCGTCGTCGACACCGCGCGCGAGCTCACGCGTGAACTGGGCGGCCACTACCGGCCCGACGACGACCTCGGCCGACAGGCAGTCTGAGACATCCGCCGCCATGGGCCGGTCGTACGCATGCGTGTGCGCGGGCCCGGAACAGGGTGCCCGCGCACACGCGCGCAGGGGGACCGCGCCCCGCCACCGGGACGGTGCCGTCAGGACAGGGCGGGGATCGTGCTGTCGTCGGCCATGTCGACGTCCTTCGTCTCCGGGCCGATGAGGCCACCGACGCTGATCAGCACGCCGGCCAGCGCGAGCAGCACCGCCGGGGCGAGGTGCGCCGACATCACGCCGTCGAACTGCCGCAGGTAGAACTGGTAGAAGGCCGGCGCGATGAGCGCGAGGCTGTACCCGACGCCGTACCCAGTGGAGCGCACGCTCGACGGGAACCGCTCGGTCAGGTACGCGGCGATCGGACCGAACGTGCCGACGGTGAAGATCCCCATCAGGACGGCCCAGCCGAGCACCGCGCCCAGCCCTCCGCCCGAGGTCATCATCAGCGTGTAGGAGCCGGTGCCGATCACCAGGACCGTCATGCCGTAGCCGATGTAGAACTTCCGTCGTCCGATGCGCTGGGACAGCAGGCCCAGGAAGGGATAGGCCAGGGCGGCGGAGCCGTTGATGACGAGCATGGTCAGGGTGACCTGCCGGCTGGACAGCTCCAGGTGCGCCTTCAGCTGTGCGGGGGTCACGGCCGCCTCCATGTTGGTGGCGAGCCAGGTGCCGGTCATCAGGACGAAGACCTGCCCGAGCGCCCGCGGGTACTTCACCACCAGCCGCAGGAAAGGCAGCTTGTGCCGCTCGCCGGTCACCTCGACCGGCGGTTCGTGCACCTGGGTGAGGTAGTAGCGGAACAGCGCGGCCGCCAGCAGCGCGCCGATCAGGAAGGGCACCCGCCAGCCCCACTGCACATAGCTGCTGTGCAGGTCCCCGGAGTGCATGAGCTGCAGCATCAGCAGGGTGATCGCGGCGATCACGGCGTACGCGGCGGGTGAGGTGGCGGTGATGAGCGAGGCGTACAGGCCGCGCTTGTGCCGCGGGCTCCACTCCATCGCGAGCGGCACGGCGGTGGTGTACTCGCCGCCGAGGAAGACGCCGTCGACGAACCGCAGGGCGATCAGCAGGCCGATCGACCAGGTGCCGATCGTCTCGTGTCCGGGCAGGCAGGCGATGACCAGCGTGGTGACGCCGAAACCGCCGACCGCGACCAGGGTGGTGCGCTTGCGTCCGACGGTGTCGGCGAAGTGGCCGAAGATGATCGCGCCGAGCGGGCGGCCGACCAGGGTCGAGGCGAAGACCAGCGAGGAGAGCATGGCGGTCGTGCTCGCGCTCAGGCCGGCCGACTGGAAGTAGATCATCGCGGGCGCCAGCACCACGATCGGCAGGTAGATGTCGAACTGGTCGACGAAATAGGCAAGGGCCCCGCCGCGCACGGCGGCGCGCACCTTGGCGATGTCCGGACCGTGGACCGGTCCCGGGCGGGGTTCGTCCTGAGCCGCCTGCTGCGGCTGCGTGGCGGGGGTCGGTGCAGACATCGTCGGCCTCCGGGGAAGCGGTCGGCTACGCGCAGCTCACGTGTCGCCACCTACGGTTTACTTCGAACTGCTTGTTCACAAAGCGAACAGTCGCCACCGTAAGCGCGTCTTTCGGCCAGCACAAGACTCCGGACGGGGTTGACATCGGGTCTCATGCTGAACGCATACTTCATAATGCGAACGTCATCGCATCGATGAAGTCGATGAATCGGAGCGCCATGAAGCCGAGCCCCGCTCTCGTCTCTGTCCTCGACGGCCTGGTCGACATGCACGTCCACTCCGGCCCCAGCCCGTTCCCCCGCCGCTTCGACCATGTCGAGGCCGCGCGTGACGGCGCCCGGATCGGACTGCGCGCCATGGTCGCCAAGTCCCACCACCACAACACCCAGATGGACATCCTGGCGATGAAGGACCGCTTCGCCGAGGTGGCCGCCACCGCGTACGGGGGCATCGCCCTCAACAGCACGGTCGGCGGGCTCAACGTGCACGCCGTGCGCATGTGCCTGCGCATGGGCGGCAAGATCGTCTGGTTCCCCACCATCTCCTCCGGCCGGCACCTGGAGTGCCACCCCGAGGACGGGTCCTTCCCGACCACCACCGTGCCGCTGACGCTGGAGCGCATCGACATCGTCGACGAGCGCGGCGAGCTGAAGCCCGAGGTGGGCCAGATCCTCGACGAGATCAAGGAGCAGGAGGCCGTCGTCAACGGCGGGCACATGTACCCCGAGTACATCCGCACGCTGTTCCAGGCCGCCAAGGAGCGCGGGATCACGCGCATGGCCGTGAGCCACCCCGACTTCGTCATCGGCGCCGATCCCGAGCTGTGCCGCGAGCTCGTGGGCCTCGGCGCGTACATCGAGCACGAGTGCGCCATGTACGACCCCGAGGGGCCCGAGCGGTGGGACCCGCGGCAGCTCATGAACTGGATCGAGACCATCGGCCCCGAGCACACCGTGCTCGCCTCCGACCTCGGCCAGGCCGCCAACCCCAAGCCGGTCGACGCCTGGCTGCGGGTGGCCGGCGCGCTGCTCGACCTCGGCCTGCCGGAGAAGGACCTGCGCCGCATGGTCCGCGACAACCCGTCCTACCTCCTCGGCCTGGACGACTGACCGGCCTCCCGGGACGGCCGACCGGCCCTCCCCGGCCCGCGCCGCACCACCGCACCACCCCCGCACCACCCCGCCCCGCACCGAAGGGACGTCACCACCGTGTACGCCAAGGACGACCCGCGCTCCTCGCTCGCGACCGCGACCGCGAGCGCACCCCGACCGGACGCCGGCGACGCCATCGCCGCCGCCCAGTACTTCGACCTCCGCACCCTCGCCGCACCCGACGTCGCCACCGCCGAGGGGCGCACGGCGGTCGTCCGCGCCCAGAACGTCGTGCTCGTGCACACCGACGCGCGGGCCGGCGACGACCTCGACAACGGCGCCCTCGACGGCGAACTCGCCGTGGTGGTCACCGACGACTCCCCCGCCTTCTCCGTCCGCACCGACGAGGGCGAGACGCGCGTCGACGGGCCCGGACTGGTGGTGGTCCCGCCCGGCGCCTCCCGGATCACCGTGCACGGCGACGGCCCGCTGGTACGCCTCGTCGAGGCCGGCGAGCAGGCGTGGCGGGAGCGGGCCGTGAACGCCGACGCCTACGCCGAGGACCACCCGCGGGTCGCACCGCTGCACCGGTGGCCGGAGCCCGCCGGTGAGCGGGCGGTCAGGTTCTACCCGCTCTCGGAGGTGCCGGACGAGCCCGGCCGGTTCGGCCGGATCTTCCGCACCCGCGCGTTCATGGTGAACTTCCTGCCTCTGCAGGACGGCCCGCGCGACCCGCGCCGGCTCTCCCCGCACACGCACGACGACTTCGAGCAGCTCTCCCTGGCGATGCGCGGCACGTACACCCACCACATCCGTACTCCCTGGCTCAACGACAGCACCGGCTGGCGCGAGGACGAGCACGTGACGCTGGGCAGCCCGTCCCTGGCGGTGATCCCGCCGCCCACCGTGCACACCTCCGCGGCCGCGGATCCGGGAGTGAACCAGCTCATCGACATCTTCAGCCCACCGCGAGCCGACTTCTCCGCCAAGCCGGGGTGGGTGCTCAACGCCGACCACTACCCGACGCCGTGAGCGCGCCACGACGCACGGGCGCCGGGCTGTTCTCGGCGGACCGCACGCACACCCCGGTCGGCACCTGGCTGAAGATCGCCTCGGGCGAGCCCGTGGAGATCATGGCGTACGCCGGATTCGACTTCGTCGTCATCGACCTGGAGCACGCACCGCTCGACCTGCAGACCGCCTACCGGCTGATCAACTCGGCCGCCGCGCTGGGCATGGTGCCGTGGGTGCGGGTGCCGGACTCCACCCCCTCCACCATCCAGAAGATCCTCGACGCGGGCGCCATGGGCATCCTCGTCCCGCATGTCGACACGGTCGGGCAGGCGGAGGCCGTCGGGCGCGCCTGCCGGTTCCCGCCGCACGGGGTGCGCGGGGCCGGCGGGACCAGCAGGGCCGGGGCCTGGGGGCTGCGTCCGGACGCCGAGTACCGGGCCGTCGGGAACGACGACGTGCTCTGCGTCCCGCAGTTGGAGAGCGCCGAGGCGATCGGGGCGGCGCCGGAGATCCTCGCCCTGGACTGCGTGGACGCGGTGTTCGTGGGCGCCGCCGACCTCTCCATGTCCCTGGGTACGACGCCGGGCTCCCCCGAGGTGCTCGCGATGATCGACTCGGCGACCGAGGCGGCGCACGCCGCGGGCAAGCGGCTCGGGCTCGCGTTCGGGGGCATGCCGGAACGCGCCGCGCGGGCGGTGCGCGAGGGCTGTGACTTCGTGCTGCTCAGCAACGACACCTCGATGCTGGCCGGGGCCGCGCGCGGACTGGTCACGGCGTTCCGGGAAGCGGAGAAAGCCTGATGCCACGGAGGTCACCACCACCGCCCTCACCCTCATTCCCTTCACACTCCGCACATCCCGTGCATCATACGAACAGGAGGAACAGATGCGGAAGGCCGAGAAGGTCATCATCACCACCGCGGTGACGGGCTCCGTGCACGTGCCGTCGCAGAGCCCTCACCTTCCGCTCTCCGCGGCCGAGGTGGCCGAGTCCGCGCTGGCCGCGGTCGAGGCCGGATCGGCGATCGTGCATCTGCACGCCCGCCTGCCGGACGGCCGCCCCACCGCCGACCCCGAGGTGTTCGAGGAGATCGTCCAGACCGTCACCGCGCGGACCGACGCCGTCATCAACATCACCACCGGCGGTTCCTCGGCCATGACGATGGAGGAACGGCTGGCCGCCCCGCTGCGCCTCCGGCCCGAGCTGGCGTCACTGAACATGGGCTCGATGAACTTCGTGTACGCGGGGATCGCCGACAAGGTGACCTCCTGGCGGCACGACTGGGAGAAGCCCTACGTCCTCGACACCTACTCCGCGCCGTTCGTCAACACCTTCGCCTCCATCGAGCACACCCTGCGCACGCTGGGCGAGTTCGGCACCCGGTTCGAGTACGAGTGCTACGACATCGGGCACCTGTACTCCCTCGCCCACTTCGTCGAGGCGGGCCTGGCCGAGCCCCCGCTGCTGATCCAGGGCGTGTTCGGTGTCCTCGGCGGCATCGGGGCCGACCATGCCAACCTGCAGCACATGGTGCACATCGCGGACAAGCTCTTCGGCGACGACTACTCCTTCTCCGCCTTCGCCGCCGGCCGCGACCAGTTGCGGTTCGGCACGCACAGCGCCTGGCTCGGCGGCCATGTGCGGGTCGGGCTGGAGGACAGCCTGTGGCTGGGCAGGGGGCGGCTCGCCGAGACCAACGCGCAGCAGGTCGAGAAGATCCGCGCCGCCGTCGAGGACCTCGGCAAACCGATCGCCACCCCGGACGAGGCCCGGAAGGTGCTCGCCCTGCGAGGCGCCGGGACCCGATGAGCACCTGGCCCCCGCACACCGCCGTACGAGCAGCACAGGAAGGACACACAGGACATGCCCGAGGAAATGAGTACCCGGCCACCGCTCGCCGGCAAGGTCGTCCTGGTGGTCGGCGCGAGCCTGGGCATCGGGGCCGACGCCGCGCGCGTGCTCGCCGCGGACGGCGCCGCCCTCATGCTCGTCGCCCGCGGCGCGGAACCGCTCGCCGCGCTCACCAAGGAGCTCACGGAGCGGGGGCACGACGTGGCGTACACGACGGGCGACATCTCCGACCCGGCGAGCGTGGCCGCGTTCGTCGACGCCACCGTGGACCGGTACGGCCGGCTCGACGGGTCGTACAACAACGCGGCCGTCACCCAGGGCGGGCGACTCGACCAGGTCCCGGAGGAGGAGTTCGACCGGATCATGTCCGTGAACGTGAAGGGCACCTGGCTCTGCCTCCGCGAGGAGGTGCGGGTCATGGAGCGGCAGGGGTTCGGCTCGATCGTGAACACGAGCAGCATCGGGGGGCTGCGCGGCAGTTCCGGGATGGGGGCCTACCAGGCGACCAAGCACGCGGTCATCGGGCTGACCCGGACCGCCGCCCACGACTTCGGGCCGCTCGGCATCCGGGTCAACGTGATCGCCCCCGGGCCGACCGAGACGCCGATGCTCGCGCAGACGCGCCTGGCGATCCCCGGCGGGGTGGAGGCGCGGATCGCCGCCACCCCGCTGCGCAAGGCGGGCACGGGCAGTGAGGTCGGCGCGACCGCGGCCTTCCTGCTCAGCGACCGGGCGAGCCACATCAGCGGGGCCGTACTGCCGGTCGACGGTGGCTTCAGTGCCTGAGACCACCGGCCCGGCCCCCGGCACGGCGCCCCCCGAGCCGGACGGACGAGTCGAACGGTACGGCGTCGGCAGGCGTGCCGGTGGCGGCAGGCGGCTCGGGCGCCGCGTCGGCGGGAAGGCCGGGGCCTTCCCGGCCGGGCCGTTCGGCGGCGTGAGGCAGAGCGGCCCGGGGCGGGAGGGCGGCTGCGCGGGCATCCTGGAGTTCCTCGAGGAGAAGTACCTGGCACTGAGCGCGTGACCAGGTGACCGCATGACCAGGTGACCGCGCGACAACACGAGCGGACTGTCGCACAACCGCATACCGAGCGCACCCGGCGGCCCGGCACGGAGCACCCGTGCCGGGCCGCCGCGTCGTGCGCGCCCGGCAGTGACGCGGCGGCGGTTC carries:
- a CDS encoding HpcH/HpaI aldolase/citrate lyase family protein gives rise to the protein MSAPRRTGAGLFSADRTHTPVGTWLKIASGEPVEIMAYAGFDFVVIDLEHAPLDLQTAYRLINSAAALGMVPWVRVPDSTPSTIQKILDAGAMGILVPHVDTVGQAEAVGRACRFPPHGVRGAGGTSRAGAWGLRPDAEYRAVGNDDVLCVPQLESAEAIGAAPEILALDCVDAVFVGAADLSMSLGTTPGSPEVLAMIDSATEAAHAAGKRLGLAFGGMPERAARAVREGCDFVLLSNDTSMLAGAARGLVTAFREAEKA
- a CDS encoding SDR family NAD(P)-dependent oxidoreductase encodes the protein MPEEMSTRPPLAGKVVLVVGASLGIGADAARVLAADGAALMLVARGAEPLAALTKELTERGHDVAYTTGDISDPASVAAFVDATVDRYGRLDGSYNNAAVTQGGRLDQVPEEEFDRIMSVNVKGTWLCLREEVRVMERQGFGSIVNTSSIGGLRGSSGMGAYQATKHAVIGLTRTAAHDFGPLGIRVNVIAPGPTETPMLAQTRLAIPGGVEARIAATPLRKAGTGSEVGATAAFLLSDRASHISGAVLPVDGGFSA
- a CDS encoding IclR family transcriptional regulator gives rise to the protein MTRSTRSSDADRGDQADIQAVSRVSQILSLFDTATPEVTAAEVAERLGLNRTTAYRYCTSLAAAGLLERTAEGGYVPGALLLQLGAFAIGHRRVVNLAPRHMQALSRATRSSVVLSLWGLTGPVVSRVEENLSAVVVVSVRVGSHLPLDTAQSRIFLAYHADQLSMERLMANLPHAAREELRADVERVRAVGHCSAMSTPGVVAVAAPVFDEYGICASIAVVGPDNTLSMSDDAPELRIVVDTARELTRELGGHYRPDDDLGRQAV
- a CDS encoding DUF6282 family protein, coding for MKPSPALVSVLDGLVDMHVHSGPSPFPRRFDHVEAARDGARIGLRAMVAKSHHHNTQMDILAMKDRFAEVAATAYGGIALNSTVGGLNVHAVRMCLRMGGKIVWFPTISSGRHLECHPEDGSFPTTTVPLTLERIDIVDERGELKPEVGQILDEIKEQEAVVNGGHMYPEYIRTLFQAAKERGITRMAVSHPDFVIGADPELCRELVGLGAYIEHECAMYDPEGPERWDPRQLMNWIETIGPEHTVLASDLGQAANPKPVDAWLRVAGALLDLGLPEKDLRRMVRDNPSYLLGLDD
- a CDS encoding MFS transporter — translated: MSAPTPATQPQQAAQDEPRPGPVHGPDIAKVRAAVRGGALAYFVDQFDIYLPIVVLAPAMIYFQSAGLSASTTAMLSSLVFASTLVGRPLGAIIFGHFADTVGRKRTTLVAVGGFGVTTLVIACLPGHETIGTWSIGLLIALRFVDGVFLGGEYTTAVPLAMEWSPRHKRGLYASLITATSPAAYAVIAAITLLMLQLMHSGDLHSSYVQWGWRVPFLIGALLAAALFRYYLTQVHEPPVEVTGERHKLPFLRLVVKYPRALGQVFVLMTGTWLATNMEAAVTPAQLKAHLELSSRQVTLTMLVINGSAALAYPFLGLLSQRIGRRKFYIGYGMTVLVIGTGSYTLMMTSGGGLGAVLGWAVLMGIFTVGTFGPIAAYLTERFPSSVRSTGYGVGYSLALIAPAFYQFYLRQFDGVMSAHLAPAVLLALAGVLISVGGLIGPETKDVDMADDSTIPALS
- a CDS encoding DHA2 family efflux MFS transporter permease subunit, with translation MCVSVTFIAIVDGAITTVALPSIARQFHLTTAALDGVVVIYPVCLAMAIPASAWLVERFGGKQVLLTALAGFLVSSLLCGTAATLGQLVVYRAVQGLSAGVLFPASAALLFSTFTPEEQVRISRYMIIPQQIAPAAAPVLGGLLVDHLSWRWVFYVNLPVGLPALLFGAVFLAAPRGSRPGRFDLPGLLLSASALGTLMFGVSEGPNRGWSSTAVLVSLVLGAVLLTAAALFELRARHPLLKLRLFGNRLFRDTNLLNLVGLIPIMGAMYIGPLFLQQAQHRSALESGLTTFPEAFGVLLTVQLVGVVYARVGPRLIIGCGTTGVCAVLLLFATCDAHTGLWTFRGCMFLLGVAMGCFFVPTTVASIATIDRPDLAHASTLNTVVRQTGGALAPAAVTTALVLGTPRAAAANPPIGAYQHTYLALAAIAALTAVFAFTLPAGPSRAAARAATTTADGRPTAPGQRREQHDA
- a CDS encoding 3-keto-5-aminohexanoate cleavage protein is translated as MRKAEKVIITTAVTGSVHVPSQSPHLPLSAAEVAESALAAVEAGSAIVHLHARLPDGRPTADPEVFEEIVQTVTARTDAVINITTGGSSAMTMEERLAAPLRLRPELASLNMGSMNFVYAGIADKVTSWRHDWEKPYVLDTYSAPFVNTFASIEHTLRTLGEFGTRFEYECYDIGHLYSLAHFVEAGLAEPPLLIQGVFGVLGGIGADHANLQHMVHIADKLFGDDYSFSAFAAGRDQLRFGTHSAWLGGHVRVGLEDSLWLGRGRLAETNAQQVEKIRAAVEDLGKPIATPDEARKVLALRGAGTR